A section of the Agarivorans litoreus genome encodes:
- a CDS encoding glycosyltransferase yields MTILHFITNFALTGGAEKMLANLVNNQPQHKHVVVALMRVSAKNRSLIKQENRVEFIGLNAKGPVSMLLAVFKLHRLVKRYDVALIQSWMYHANAIAGLYKQLFSSKLPLFMGIHHSLDKYQDEKMSTRIALWLGRQGAHKTKQVICCSQRSVQQHIAYGYPADKMQFIANGYQFEQSDIERKQRKSVSVIGAAGRWHPAKDYANLIAALAPICRANAALCLKIAGRDVNAQNDELMAMLTRYEFPREQCMLLDEVSDMASFYQNIDVFVLPSKTEGFPNVLVEAMSNALPCITTDVGDAAFILNKPEWVVPPQSPKDLQITVERVLDLNQVERQKMANDNQARVLAEFSIGDISQRYLKVYQQAGVQG; encoded by the coding sequence GTGACAATACTTCATTTCATTACCAACTTTGCACTTACTGGTGGTGCGGAAAAAATGTTAGCGAACTTAGTTAATAATCAACCGCAACATAAACATGTTGTTGTGGCCTTGATGCGGGTCTCAGCTAAGAATCGTTCGCTAATTAAGCAAGAGAATAGGGTGGAGTTTATTGGCTTGAACGCCAAGGGACCAGTGAGTATGTTACTGGCCGTATTTAAGCTGCACCGTTTGGTTAAACGGTATGATGTAGCGTTAATTCAAAGCTGGATGTATCACGCTAATGCGATAGCTGGTTTATATAAACAACTCTTTTCCTCAAAGCTTCCCCTGTTTATGGGTATTCATCACTCGCTTGATAAATACCAAGATGAAAAGATGAGTACTCGTATCGCACTATGGTTAGGTAGGCAAGGCGCCCATAAAACCAAGCAGGTAATTTGCTGCAGCCAGCGCAGTGTACAGCAGCATATTGCCTATGGTTACCCGGCCGATAAGATGCAATTTATTGCTAATGGCTATCAGTTTGAACAAAGTGATATAGAACGGAAGCAGCGTAAGTCTGTCTCTGTTATTGGTGCGGCAGGGCGTTGGCATCCAGCTAAAGACTACGCCAACCTAATTGCAGCACTTGCGCCTATTTGTCGGGCCAACGCTGCGCTTTGTCTGAAGATTGCAGGTCGCGATGTTAATGCTCAAAATGATGAACTGATGGCAATGCTTACCCGTTATGAATTCCCTAGAGAACAATGCATGTTGCTTGATGAAGTGAGTGACATGGCAAGCTTTTATCAAAATATAGATGTTTTTGTTTTACCTTCCAAAACCGAAGGTTTTCCTAATGTACTGGTTGAAGCAATGAGTAATGCATTGCCATGCATAACCACCGATGTGGGTGATGCGGCCTTTATACTGAATAAACCCGAGTGGGTTGTGCCCCCGCAAAGCCCCAAAGATTTGCAAATTACGGTTGAGAGGGTTTTAGACCTTAATCAAGTTGAGCGACAAAAAATGGCCAATGATAACCAAGCCCGGGTTTTAGCAGAGTTTTCGATAGGCGATATTAGTCAGCGCTATTTGAAGGTTTACCAGCAGGCGGGGGTACAAGGGTGA